In Hydractinia symbiolongicarpus strain clone_291-10 chromosome 15, HSymV2.1, whole genome shotgun sequence, one DNA window encodes the following:
- the LOC130629055 gene encoding pre-mRNA-splicing factor RBM22-like, translated as MATSKGANTYNRQNWEQADFPILCQTCLGDNPYIRMLKDKYGKECKICQRPFTIFKWCPGAKMRYKKTEICQTCSKLKNVCQTCLLDLEYGLPIEVRDKALAIQDNLPRSDVNREFFTQNIEKELANTDGTVAGGAVGKAQAPSDLLLKLARTTPYYKRNRPHICSFWVKGECKRGEECPYRHEMPNAPDDPLASQNIKDRFYGVNDPVAEKMMKRASTMPKLEPPDDKSITTLYVGGLDDKITENDLRDFFYQFGEIRSINIAAGKNCGFVCYTTRVAAEFAAERSFNKVIIKGKRLKVLWGKSQEERSATKDHTENEHRYEPVPGLPGALPSTNIGAGGDVIPEPPNLFAESTEDQSNPPAPHLPPNIPLQGGYQYQAMFPPPNMQGPPPNMQGPPLSMDGPPPLMGSTGAPLGGPRPLMGDQRYPPPPPAGMPPMQRGPNPQFSHGRPEGGPPPPRQPPPPRHAVHYPSQDPHRMGAEGPVN; from the exons TTAAAAGACAAATATGGAAAAGAATGCAAG ATTTGTCAGCGACCATTCACAATCTTCAAATGGTGTCCTGGCGCCAAAATGAGGTACAAGAAGACTGAAATATGTCAAACTTGCTCGAAACTAAAAAATGTTTGTCAGACGTGTTTACTGGATTTGGAATATG GTCTGCCAATTGAGGTTCGTGACAAAGCACTGGCAATCCAAGATAACCTCCCAAGATCAGATGTTAATAGAGAATTCTTTACTCAAAACATTGAAAAGGAG CTTGCTAATACCGATGGTACGGTAGCCGGAGGTGCTGTCGGAAAAGCACAAGCACCTAGTGATCTCTTGTTAAAGCTAGCACGAACAACTCCCTACTACAAGCGAAATCGTCCCCACATTTGTTCGTTTTGGGTAAAAGGTGAATGCAAACGAGGCGAAGAGTGTCCCTACAG ACATGAAATGCCAAACGCTCCCGATGATCCACTTGCTAGTCAAAACATCAAAGACAGATTTTACGGTGTTAATGATCCGGTAGCCGAGAAAATGATGAAGCGCGCATCTACCATGCCGAAGTTGGAACCTCCAGACGACAAAAGTATTACGACTTTGTACGTGGGCGGGTTGGACGATAAGATAACCGAAAACGATTTaag AGATTTTTTCTATCAGTTCGGTGAGATTCGTTCAATAAACATCGCCGCTGGAAAGAATTGTGGTTTTGTTTGTTACACTACTCGTGTAGCTGCCGAATTTGCTGCCGAACGCTCCTTCAATAAAGTTATCATTAAAGGCAAGCGCTTAAAAGTGTTATGGGGTAAATCGCAGGAAGAGAGAAGCGCAACCAAAGATCATACGGAAAATGAACATCGCTATGAACCCGTTCCCGGCCTGCCTGGAG catTGCCCAGCACAAATATTGGAGCTGGTGGTGATGTGATACCGGAACCGCCGAACCTGTTTGCGGAATCTACGGAAGATCAATCCAACCCACCTGCGCCTCATCTTCCGCCAAATATCCCATTACAGGGTGGATATCAATATCAAGCAATGTTTCCACCACCTAACATGCAAGGTCCCCCGCCTAACATGCAAGGACCTCCACTCAGCATGGATGGTCCTCCGCCGTTAATGGGTAGTACTGGCGCTCCTTTAGGTGGACCTCGTCCACTGATGGGTGATCAACGATATCCTCCTCCACCCCCAGCAGGAATGCCACCAATGCAGAGAGGACCAAATCCACAATTTTCTCATGGTAGGCCAGAGGGCGGGCCTCCACCGCCAAGACAGCCGCCGCCTCCTCGTCATGCAGTGCATTATCCGTCACAAGATCCACATCGAATGGGCGCAGAAGGACCTGTAAATTAA